TGCTGTAACCACGGCAATTTTTTTACCCTGTACCATGCCGTTACTCAATGCCCTCTCCCTCGGCAAAATTCTGGTTAGCGGTTTGACCAATGACGTTATCCCAATCGGAAGCATATGCCCCTTGACCGGAACGTTTTAAGGTGACATTTTGCTCGCTGAATTGTTCGCCTTTTTGAATTGCAGATTTGGCGACAATACGTTTTCTGGCCACCGAGATATTGGCCTTTTCAGAAACTGAGCTCTGTTTTTTGCCATCGCCTAAAGCTTGCTCAATATGACGAACCGAAATTACCATCTGCTTTAACTCTTGAGGTTCTAGACTGGCTTTATGATCCGGTCCGGGCAGAGTTCTGTCTAGGGTAAAATGCTTTTCAATGACTTGCGCACCCATTGCCACCGCGGCAATCGGCACCTCAATGCCTAAAGAGTGATCAGACAAGCCCACCGAGACATCAAACTCCGCTTCAATAGTTTGCATCGCTCTTAAATTAACATCACTGTAGGGCGTTGGATAAGCGGTATTGGCATGTAAAACAATTAAATTCTGTTTCGACAAACCGGCATCAAGCAAGGTTGTTATCGCCAGATTGACCTCACCCAAATCCCCCATACCTGTTGATAAGATTGTCGGCTGGTTAAAACGCGCGATCTGTCTTAAATATGGAATTGATAACAATTCACCGGATGGAATTTTCCAGCGTTTCATGCCTAGCTGATGTAAAAACTCAACGCTATCGCTATCAAAGGCGGTCGAGATAAATTCGATATTTTTCTGCTGACAATAGGCAAATAATTGTTGATGCGCCTCGACACTCAACTCAAGCCGTTTGAGCATGGCGAACTGACTCTCTTTTACACCGGTATTTGCTGCTTGGTAATCAGCCTGCTTGGCATCTTCGGTCACCAGATTTTCAGTATTAAAGGTTTGGAATTTGACCGCATCGGCACCGGCATCGACCGCGGCATCGATTAATGCCATCGCTTTATCTAAATCGCCATTATGGTTTACGCCGGCTTCGGCGATAATAAAGGTATGCATCAGGCATTGCCTCTTAACATAGCCGGGGAGCCGAAATAAGTTCCCGATTCTTGAGTAGATTGATGCACATAACTTGCCGCACCGATTACCGTCTCAGAACTGATCGCCACACCTTGTTTTATGGTCGCGCTGGAACCGATAAAACAGTTGTTGCCAATATCACAATCGCCGTTAATCACCGCTGCGGTGGCAATATGACAAAAATCGCCGATTTTCGTGTGATGCTCCACCAAAGCCTTTGAATTGACAATACAGTTTCTGCCAATGACAGCACCGCTGTTGACCAAAGCATGATGCATAATCACCGTGCCTTCACCAATACAAGCCGACTCGGCGATATGAGCTAATGGAGAACTGATGACAGGCAAAATCCCTCCTAGGGATTTCACTTTTGCAAATAAGTTCTGACGCACAGAATCCAATCCGACCTGACCAATGGTAACAACGCAATTCCGAGTAGTTTTAATCAGTGCCGGTAAATCTTTGTCTCGACCGATTACCGGAATACCGTTAACTTCGGCAATGTTTGAATCGTCCGACTCGACGATGCCGACAATATGGAAGTGATTGTTTTTTTTAATGACATCAATCACGGATTCACAGTGACCGCCGCCACCGATTAACAACAAAGGTATTTTCGAATCGATATGAACTGACATCTAACTATCCTACCCACAAACCCTTAAGCATTGCATACCACGCCACTTGGAATATTGACCAAACGTGCGGCGAGCCATTCGGTATTTTTCATTCCATAACAAAGCTCATCGCGATAAATGTCTTGCTGATGTAACGGTGTCCACAATGGACGAGCTTGAATGCCTTGATCATTCAACAACGCCAACAATTGGTCACGTTGTTCAGCCGGGCATAGAATCGCGTTCAACCAATGATTTGCTTCGCTGGCTCCAAGAGGTTCAACCCAACTGAAGGCATCCAAGGTTCCTATAAAGGCTTTGTATTTTTCTGCCAACTGCTTTTTCTGTTCTAAAAATGCCGGTAATTTTTGCATCTGCGCCACACCCAAAGCGGCATTGATATTCGGCATTCTCAGATTGTAACCAATTTGATCATGCTCAAATAGCCAAGCGTGAGCAACCTTGGCGGTGGTACTCAGGTGTTTTGCCTGTTTGGCCAGTTCGCTATTATTGGTAATCAGCATACCGCCACCGCCGGTGGTGATAACCTTATTGCCGTTGAAGCTGAAAACACCTAAATCGCCAAAACGACCGGTATGTTTCGATTGATAATAAGAACCCAAACTTTCCGCGGCATCTTCAACCACTTTGATATGGTATTGATGACAAAGCAGAACAATTTCTTCAATTTCGCTGCTAAAGCCCAAGGTATGCATCGGCACACATGCCGAAATTCTTTTACCTGATGCTTTATGGAAGCACTGTCCCTGTTTGACTTCGGTTTCTTTAGCAAGAAAGGTTTCCAGCTCTTTTGCACTCAAGCCCAACGAAGATTGATCAACATCCAAAAACAACGGTGACGCACCAAGCATCTTGATGGCATTGGCGGTAGCGACAAATGTCAGCGATTGGGTGATGACCAGATCATGTTCCTCTACCCCGACAACTCTTAGCGCCAAAAACAGCCCCATGGTGCCATTGACGACCGCGACCGCATGTTTGGCTCCGGTAAACTCAGCAACCTGCTGTTCAAACTCATCGACATAACGCCCCACAGATGAAACAAAAGTCGAGTCGATACAATCATTCAACAGCCGTTTTTCCTGACTATCGAAACATGGGGCATGCAGAGGAATAAATTCTTCACTGTTTTCAACTTGATAATGCTGACGTATAAAACCGGCTAGTGACTGCGCTTGTTGCTTGAACTGTTCAGCACTGTTAGACATTATAAATTCCAGCTTTATAGTGCTTAAGATTATCGCTATTGCTAAACCATGCAATGGTCTGCTCCAAGCCGGCGCGAATATCGTATTGTGGTTCAAAACCGGTTAATTCATGAATCAGACGGTTATCACACCAAAGCCTAAAGACTTCCGAATCCTTTGGTCGTAAACGCTGTTCATCCTGAATAAACTCGACATCACTGGCCATAATCTCTTTAATCAGTTCCAGTGTATCCTGTACTGAAATCTCGAAATTCGAACCGATATTAATGGTTTCACCGATGGTTTGTGCTGACTGGGCGATCAACATCATCCCTCGACAGGTATCGGCAACATAGTTGAAGTCACGTGTTGGTGAAGTATCACCCAACTTGATCTGCTCCATGCCACTGGCAATTTGCGAAATAATAGTAGGAATCACGGCTCTTGCCGATTGTCTTGGGCCATAGGTGTTAAAAGGACGCGCGATAGATACCGGCATTTCGAATGCATTGTAATAGGACATCGCCATCGCATCGGCACCGATTTTACTCGCGCTATATGGCGACTGCGGTTGCGGCGGATGATTTTCGTCGATAGGTACGTATTGCGCCGTGCCGTAGATTTCTGAAGTGGACGTATGCATAAAGCGCTCTACGCCATTTTCCAGACAGGCCTGAGCCATATTCAAAGTACCGTTAACATTGGTTTCCACATAAGAATTGGGCGCGATATAAGAATAAGGAATGGCAATTAAAGCCGCTAGATGGAAAACGGTATGACAATCCTGAGTGATTTTTTTACATAAGAAAGGGTCGCGCACATCACCACTGACAACTTCGATTTCTGACAGTAATTCTGAGCTGTCCAGCCACCCCCAGCTATTGAAGGAATTATAAAGAGTCAGGGCACGAACCTGTGCCCCAGCCTTAACCAAAGCTTCCGTTAAATGAGAACCGATAAAACCATCTGCTCCCGTTACCAGTACCTGTTTGCCCTGCCAATAATTTGTATCCATACCCTTCGCTTTATCGAATAATTTTTATAGTGCTAAATTACGCCAATCGAGCTCATCAAGCAACCTCTTAAGCGGCTGCTTGCAGTAGTTTTTGGTATTTTTTACGCTTTGCCATCACTTTTTCAATATATTGACGGGTTTCATTGGATTCATGCTTTTGTCTCAAAATCCAATAAATACGTTCCGCCGATAATCGGTTAATTCGCGCAACAGACTGTTCTGGCGTTTTACCGAATAATTTGAAGACGGTATTCAGGCCACCGTTATAAGAAGCCACAGCAAGCAACTCTTTTTTAGTTTTGTCTTTCACGTCTTTAAAATACATTTGCTTTAACAGGCTTAAATAAGCGACACCGATACGAATATTATCTTTAGGGTTGAACAGTGCCTGCTCCGATGGCTGTCCCGCTTGATTATCGACGTATTTAAAGACATCTCGTCCGGCGCTGCCAGGTTTAATCTGCATTAAACCCAGCGCTTTTGAACGGCTTACCGCTCTGGGATTAAACGCGCTCTCGACTTCCATAATGGCATATACCAAATCATTATCAACAGCATATTCACGACTAAACTGCTCAACCAAATTCTGATAGGATTTCGCCTTATCGGGTAACTCAAATGTCTTTAACGGAATGGTAACAATCTGCCATTGCTCATTATTTTCAACCACCGTTTGACTAAAGTTGGCAAGCAGGTATTCGGCATATCTATAGGCTTGTGCCGGATAGCGCACCGACTGTTGGAACTGATTTTCTATGCGCGGGTAATAATGAGGTCTTTCACGAGTGTCTATCGACTGTTTATTCAGCAAAGATTCTATTTGTTGAGGATTATGCAAAACCATCAAGCGCGATAAGGCACGCTGGACTTCATAAGAGGAATAGTGCGAGGAAAATTCGACAATCAGCTCATTATCAAGCTCTATTAAAACCGGTAAAGGCTTTCTATTGGCGGTTACAACCTCAGTAGTAGTCGTCAATGTTTGAGAGGCATGCCCTAGAGTATTTTCTGGCAAATATGGGCTTTGGTGATTTTGCTGCGCTTTAGGCTGAGCAAACTCGCTCGAGTTAGTTAGCGCAGGCGGATCAATTTGTTGCGCTATTTTTTCTGTGCCAATAATTTGACGAATACCGCCAGAGCTTTGGGAAAAACCTTGATAAGACGATGAACTCATTCTATCTTGATGATAATTAAGGCTTAACCACTGTTGAAATGACGTCAGGTAGCCTGAGATAAATATCAATATCCCCGCCATAAACAGTAGAATCATTGTGTTTTTTAAAGATTGGTTCACAAAAAAGCCTCCATATAGGAGGCTATAGCAAGTCAGAGACCAAAAATATAATGACTAACGCAAATAATTGAAAAGAGACATATCTTTCAATTGACTGAACACTTGTTGAGCCATCTGCAAAGCACTTTGATACTTGGTCAGATTCGATATTTCAGTCACCACATCGGTCTCTTCCAAATTGACACGATGCTCCTCAAGCGCAATTTTGAACGACTGACCCGCGTCATACTGAGTTTCGATACGCGTCATTCGCCCACCGATTTCAGCACGAACCAGAGTCATACCGTTAATCGAGTCATTCAATTGGTCTGCAATATCATCAAGGGTGGGTACCGCATTAACAGGATCACCGTTTTCAACAGCCATTTGAGTTAAGTCGGCTTCACCTTTCAAAACCTTACTGAAGCTGACCAAGACATTAAGAATGTTGTTATCCACCCCTGTTGTAGGATCTATATTCGCATTATCCATATTGCGGTCGGCAGCAAATACCTTGGCACCATTATCGGTAATACGCACCCGGCTCGCATCCCCTTTATCATCAGGAGACAATTCATTATCATCATCAAAACCGATCTGCACATGACGGGCACCATACAGCGCTTGAGGTTCATACTCCGGCGCGGTATTGGCATTCGGACTACCTATATAAGTGTAGTACCCTGGGTAATTCGGATCTTCAATGTAGGCTCTTTCAGCCAAGACCACGTTCCCGGCAAACAACTGCTCACCTTCAGAAGTCTCATAGTTCATCATATTACGCACCTGCAAAATAATCTGATCAATTTC
Above is a window of Thiomicrorhabdus sediminis DNA encoding:
- the neuB gene encoding N-acetylneuraminate synthase yields the protein MHTFIIAEAGVNHNGDLDKAMALIDAAVDAGADAVKFQTFNTENLVTEDAKQADYQAANTGVKESQFAMLKRLELSVEAHQQLFAYCQQKNIEFISTAFDSDSVEFLHQLGMKRWKIPSGELLSIPYLRQIARFNQPTILSTGMGDLGEVNLAITTLLDAGLSKQNLIVLHANTAYPTPYSDVNLRAMQTIEAEFDVSVGLSDHSLGIEVPIAAVAMGAQVIEKHFTLDRTLPGPDHKASLEPQELKQMVISVRHIEQALGDGKKQSSVSEKANISVARKRIVAKSAIQKGEQFSEQNVTLKRSGQGAYASDWDNVIGQTANQNFAEGEGIE
- a CDS encoding NAD-dependent 4,6-dehydratase LegB, which encodes MDTNYWQGKQVLVTGADGFIGSHLTEALVKAGAQVRALTLYNSFNSWGWLDSSELLSEIEVVSGDVRDPFLCKKITQDCHTVFHLAALIAIPYSYIAPNSYVETNVNGTLNMAQACLENGVERFMHTSTSEIYGTAQYVPIDENHPPQPQSPYSASKIGADAMAMSYYNAFEMPVSIARPFNTYGPRQSARAVIPTIISQIASGMEQIKLGDTSPTRDFNYVADTCRGMMLIAQSAQTIGETINIGSNFEISVQDTLELIKEIMASDVEFIQDEQRLRPKDSEVFRLWCDNRLIHELTGFEPQYDIRAGLEQTIAWFSNSDNLKHYKAGIYNV
- a CDS encoding flagellin, producing MRISTNLFHNQGINSIQKHQEAILDSQLKLSTGKRINVPSDDPVAMNQAHSIKRTISIIEQNARNGEFAQAQLVLEETSISNTVESLQRARELSIQMLNGTYNQNDRVATAEEIDQIILQVRNMMNYETSEGEQLFAGNVVLAERAYIEDPNYPGYYTYIGSPNANTAPEYEPQALYGARHVQIGFDDDNELSPDDKGDASRVRITDNGAKVFAADRNMDNANIDPTTGVDNNILNVLVSFSKVLKGEADLTQMAVENGDPVNAVPTLDDIADQLNDSINGMTLVRAEIGGRMTRIETQYDAGQSFKIALEEHRVNLEETDVVTEISNLTKYQSALQMAQQVFSQLKDMSLFNYLR
- a CDS encoding acetyltransferase, with the protein product MSVHIDSKIPLLLIGGGGHCESVIDVIKKNNHFHIVGIVESDDSNIAEVNGIPVIGRDKDLPALIKTTRNCVVTIGQVGLDSVRQNLFAKVKSLGGILPVISSPLAHIAESACIGEGTVIMHHALVNSGAVIGRNCIVNSKALVEHHTKIGDFCHIATAAVINGDCDIGNNCFIGSSATIKQGVAISSETVIGAASYVHQSTQESGTYFGSPAMLRGNA
- a CDS encoding murein transglycosylase domain-containing protein, which encodes MNQSLKNTMILLFMAGILIFISGYLTSFQQWLSLNYHQDRMSSSSYQGFSQSSGGIRQIIGTEKIAQQIDPPALTNSSEFAQPKAQQNHQSPYLPENTLGHASQTLTTTTEVVTANRKPLPVLIELDNELIVEFSSHYSSYEVQRALSRLMVLHNPQQIESLLNKQSIDTRERPHYYPRIENQFQQSVRYPAQAYRYAEYLLANFSQTVVENNEQWQIVTIPLKTFELPDKAKSYQNLVEQFSREYAVDNDLVYAIMEVESAFNPRAVSRSKALGLMQIKPGSAGRDVFKYVDNQAGQPSEQALFNPKDNIRIGVAYLSLLKQMYFKDVKDKTKKELLAVASYNGGLNTVFKLFGKTPEQSVARINRLSAERIYWILRQKHESNETRQYIEKVMAKRKKYQKLLQAAA
- a CDS encoding LegC family aminotransferase, with the protein product MSNSAEQFKQQAQSLAGFIRQHYQVENSEEFIPLHAPCFDSQEKRLLNDCIDSTFVSSVGRYVDEFEQQVAEFTGAKHAVAVVNGTMGLFLALRVVGVEEHDLVITQSLTFVATANAIKMLGASPLFLDVDQSSLGLSAKELETFLAKETEVKQGQCFHKASGKRISACVPMHTLGFSSEIEEIVLLCHQYHIKVVEDAAESLGSYYQSKHTGRFGDLGVFSFNGNKVITTGGGGMLITNNSELAKQAKHLSTTAKVAHAWLFEHDQIGYNLRMPNINAALGVAQMQKLPAFLEQKKQLAEKYKAFIGTLDAFSWVEPLGASEANHWLNAILCPAEQRDQLLALLNDQGIQARPLWTPLHQQDIYRDELCYGMKNTEWLAARLVNIPSGVVCNA